A genome region from Anopheles stephensi strain Indian chromosome 2, UCI_ANSTEP_V1.0, whole genome shotgun sequence includes the following:
- the LOC118504796 gene encoding peroxidase-like, with translation MKSIVGSLLLCVTLVASSARSQTVCPETPVCNEQQTHQLDGSCNNLLNPGWGTANRPYARFVPANYADGIWEPGHTRSGNPLPNARQLSLNLFGETETEHPRNTLVSMQFGQFVAHDLSFTADAGGIQCCADGRRVPRELSSSRCLPIEVAKDDPVLGMEGIECINLVRTKTTLEDACSSQEGEVAEQLSSVTAFLDLSVVYGNSQEQCNSLRTFEKGLLEIEHRNGKQWLPPHPNRTATCSVKDESESCYLTGDVRSNQSPHLTLIHQAFVLEHNRLARELAELNANWDDSVLFEQARKINIAQYQRIVYYEWLPIYLGRQNMLETGVLPVLDVRSFARDYNHTVEPAVDNAFATAAFRFFHNLIAGHLDLVAESQQPTGSIRLSDWFNKPSVLEMNDNYESLSRGMLYQPHDCPNNQLTPEVKHYLFRHGGRVGVDLKAIDIQRARDHGLASYNDYREFCGLPRVTSWEELEDLLRPDSARLLSQQYESVDDVDLAVGGALERPYGDGMTGETFSCILLDQFRRTRVSDRFFFENDGQFTARQLLEVRKATMARVLCDNTHGLGEIQEQAFFLVGEENPVVSCAQLPVVNLNRWP, from the exons ATGAAATCTATCGTCGGTTCACTGCTGCTTTGCGTGACTCTGGTGGCCAGTAGCGCCCGCTCACAAACGGTTTGTCCCGAAACACCCGTCTGCAACGAGCAACAGACGCACCAGCTCGATGGTTCCTGCAACAACCTGCTCAATCCTGGCTGGGGAACAGCAAACCGTCCGTACGCACGCTTCGTACCGGCCAACTATGCGGACGGCATCTGGGAACCGGGTCATACCAGATCCGGAAACCCGTTACCGAACGCTCGGCAGCTATCGTTGAATCTTTTCGGTGAAACAGAAACGGAGCATCCGAGAAACACTCTTGTCAGTATGCAGTTCGGCCAGTTTGTTGCACACGATCTGAGCTTTACAGCCGATG CGGGTGGCATTCAGTGCTGTGCTGACGGGAGACGGGTCCCGAGAGAACTTTCCTCCTCCAGATGTTTACCGATTGAGGTGGCAAAGGATGATCCCGTTCTGGGAATGGAAGGCATCGAATGTATAAACTTGGTACGCACGAAAACCACGCTGGAAGATGCTTGTTCGTCGCAGGAAGGTGAAGTAGCTGAGCAACTGTCCTCAGTTACCGCTTTCCTCGATTTATCGGTCGTTTATGGGAACTCACAGGAGCAGTGCAACAGCTTGCGTACCTTTGAAAAGGGACTGTTGGAAATTGAGCATCGAAATGGGAAGCAGTGGCTTCCACCGCATCCCAACCGGACGGCAACTTGCAGCGTTAAGGATGAGTCCGAATCGTGTTATCTCACCGGAGATGTTCGCTCCAATCAAAGTCCACATCTAACGTTAATACATCAGGCGTTTGTGCTGGAGCATAATCGATTGGCCAGGGAGTTGGCAGAGCTGAACGCCAACTGGGACGATAGTGTGCTGTTCGAGCAGGCACGCAAGATCAACATAGCGCAGTATCAACGAATCGTGTACTATGAATGGTTGCCAATATATTTGGGACGGCAAAACATGCTGGAGACCGGTGTACTCCCAGTGCTGGATGTGAGAAGCTTCGCACGAGATTATAATCACACCGTGGAACCTGCTGTGGACAATGCGTTCGCAACGGCAGCATTCCGATTCTTCCACAATTTAATTGCGGGTCACTTGGA CCTGGTAGCCGAAAGTCAACAACCTACGGGATCAATTCGACTCTCCGATTGGTTTAACAAGCCGTCGGTGCTGGAGATGAACGATAACTACGAATCACTTTCGCGAGGCATGCTCTATCAGCCGCACGACTGTCCGAACAATCAGCTCACACCGGAGGTTAAGCACTACCTGTTCCGGCACGGTGGCCGGGTTGGGGTGGACCTGAAAGCAATCGACATTCAACGTGCGCGAGATCATGGACTGGCCTCTTACAATGATTATCGCGAGTTTTGTGGATTGCCGCGAGTGACGAGTTGGGAGGAGTTGGAGGATCTTCTAAGGCCTGATTCGGCCCGGCTATTGTCGCAACAGTACGAATCGGTGGATGATGTGGATTTGGCTGTGGGGGGAGCGCTGGAACGTCCGTACGGAGATGGAATGACAGGAGAAACGTTCAGCTGCATCCTGCTGGATCAGTTCCGGAGGACTCGGGTTAGTGATCGGTTTTTCTTTGAAAATGATGGACAGTTTACCGCTCGGCAGCTTCTTGAAGTTCGGAAAGCGACCATGGCTAGGGTGTTGTGTGACAACACTCATGGACTAGGGGAGATTCAAGAACAAGCGTTTTTCCTCGTCGGTGAGGAGAATCCGGTGGTTTCGTGTGCGCAGCTTCCGGTGGTGAATTTAAACCGATGGCCTTGA
- the LOC118504797 gene encoding glutamic acid-rich protein-like: MCRAENFILVAVLLVECSGLHMYPEIFDPAKFLQRPLPLKSVESRAVAEPEFHSDGGFKDGEVGFVRSTSESGKGGYRHKENFHKKDGNKYGHERQTGFGESKRTEDDQPKEHGRLTVDTHHYRPEPTYEVIEEHDSDVENPDKNKKYGLSNAANKNKKKPTDEKPTKSAKSSRQMAAGKKGSNQKQNHNGYESIVYHENERDSTEHGYGKKKAVGKIPEAQKPAKQIAQDDHDEAFEEGGLESAERQTSGDDHAHEYDSESEAEAERESDFNENYDALRFEADFDRSFADGEDHHHDDDDGGKGGRQAEKNDDDYDYADDDRDDEDDSADEDKYRGDDDSGEEEEGEGSEKGDDDRQYEYASEADGDAQDY; encoded by the exons ATGTGTCGTGCGGAAAACTTCATTCTGGTTgcagtgctgctggtggaatgTTCCGGTTTGCACATGTACCCGGAAATATTCGATCCGGCAAAGTTCCTGCAACGTCCACTGCCGCTGAAAAGTGTCGAAAGCCGGGCAGTTGCTGAGCCCGAGTTCCACTCCGATGGCGGGTTTAAGGATGGCGAGGTCGGATTCGTACGGTCGACGAGTGAATCGGGCAAGGGCGGCTACCGGCACAAGGAAAACTTCCACAAGAAGGACGGTAACAAGTACGGGCACGAGCGACAGACGGGGTTCGGTGAGTCCAAGCGCACGGAAGACGACCAGCCAAAAGAACACGGCCGGTTGACAGTGGACACGCATCACTACCGGCCAGAACCTACCTACGAAGTCATCGAGGAACATGACAG TGACGTCGAGAACCCTGATAAGAACAAAAAGTACGGGCTCAGCAACGCCGccaacaagaacaagaaaaaacccACCGACGAAAAGCCCACCAAGAGCGCCAAGTCATCGCGTCAGATGGCCGCGGGAAAGAAGGGTTCGAATCAGAAGCAAAACCACAACGGCTACGAATCGATCGTTTACCACGAGAACGAGCGCGACAGTACGGAGCATGGCTATGGTAAGAAGAAAGCCGTCGGTAAGATCCCGGAAGCTCAGAAACCGGCCAAACAAATTGCACAAGACGATCACGACGAGGCGTTCGAGGAGGGCGGCTTAGAATCGGCCGAACGGCAGACGTCCGGCGATGACCACGCGCACGAGTACGACAGTGAGTCGGAAGCGGAAGCTGAACGGGAATCCGACTTTAACGAAAACTATGACGCGTTGCGGTTCGAGGCGGACTTTGACCGGTCCTTTGCCGATGGGGAAGACCATCaccacgatgacgatgatggtggaaAAGGTGGACGGCAGGCGGAGAAGAACGATGATGATTACGATTACGCGGACGATGATCGGGACGATGAGGATGATTCTGCCGATGAGGATAAGTACCGGGGGGACGATGATTCTGGGGAGGAAGAGGAGGGCGAGGGATCGGAGAAAGGGGACGACGATCGGCAGTATGAGTACGCCAGTGAGGCTGACGGGGATGCGCAAGACTACTGA